Genomic DNA from Fimbriimonas ginsengisoli Gsoil 348:
AATTGATGGCGACGGCAACACCACGTACCCGCACCTCACGTTGTCGAGGGGCTTGTAGTCGGGTGGGACACGGTGTACGCGTCGCGACTTCGCCGGCGTCCGCGGCGGTCATCGAGAACTCGAAGACCTGGGCACCCACCTGCAACACATCACCAGGTCTAATGAGACCGCTCGCCACTCTTCGCGAGTTCAAGAACGTTCCGTTTGTGCTGGAAAGGTCTACGACTTGCCATCCGTGCGAAGTCGTCTCGATCCTCGCGTGTCTCCGACTCATCAGGACGTCGTCAGGAAAGGGCATGTCGGTACCCGTGTCCCGGCCAATGGTGATTATCTTGTCGCCAATGCTACGTGACCGGCCTTGGCTCCACTGCATCCGCAGGTATTCCGAACTCATCTTCCGAGCATCCCCGACGTGATTACGGCCACGACGACCGCCGCCGCGACCAGCCCCCAAAGCAGCATTCCTTCCACCACGGTCGCAAGCCCTGCCCACCGTCCTTCGGGCCATAGGGCACCCTTGACCGCCCAGCCGACTCCAAGGAGCAAGCATGGGCACGCAATGCAAAGGACCGCGTACCAGCCCGCAAAGCCTGACCGCAGAGTGCTTCGAATTCCTCGCTCTCGGTGAACGTAGGCGTCGGTCCCGAACCACAGGACGGAATGCCAGCTTCTCGGGCGGGAATACGTCGGCATGGCTTGTATGGGGATAGGGACGGCTTGTGGGGGCGACGTTCCGGGCCTGCTGCTTCCACATTGGAAGCACATGGGCGAATGCGCGAGCACGTTCGTGCCGCACCGCGAACAAACCCAATACTGCGTGCTAACCATGGAATCTCGTGCCCCATCTCAGGCGGCTCATCCAGATAGGATACGCGATTGAACTCTATTTGGGTTCAGCTCTTAAGTCATTTTCGTGGAATTGAGGCGCTCGCGACTCTTCCTTCAATCTCCGCTTAACGACCGCCTGCAGCAGTTCATTCTCCAGTCGCGCCAAAAGGCCGGAATGTCTCAACGGGAACTCGCATCGAAGCTCGGCGTTCGCCAAACGATGGTCGCGAGAATCGAGCAAGGAAATCGCTCGGTCGATCTGGGAGAGTTCGTCGCAATATGTCGGCTCCTGGGTGAAAACCCTTCCGAGGTGCTTACGTCGCTTCTCAGTCATGATCCATCGGCTGCCGACGCTAAGGAGTGATTTCTCGAATGGGCAGGCTTCCTGTGACCCAGTCTCCAAAATAAATACGAGTGAAACGGCACTCAACCCCGGCTCAGCATGGGGTTAGCGGTGCATCTCCCAGGTTGGCAGGATGACACGTATCGGTCATTGTTTGACCTCTCTTGGGCAACCAACGGGAGGGCCCAATA
This window encodes:
- a CDS encoding helix-turn-helix domain-containing protein yields the protein MELRRSRLFLQSPLNDRLQQFILQSRQKAGMSQRELASKLGVRQTMVARIEQGNRSVDLGEFVAICRLLGENPSEVLTSLLSHDPSAADAKE